TTGTTATCTAAAGAAAAATTCTAATCTGTTAGCAGTATTTCCCCTCCTTTGTAAGGAGGGGTTAGGGGAGGTAGCCAACTTTGACTCCGCCCTGTAGTCCCCCTTACAAAGGGAGACAAGTAAACAAAAGTATTTATGAGCAAAGATTCAAGTTTTTTCCGTGTTAAAAAATCCGAAAAAGGAGTGTGCTTAGAGGCTTTTCTCTATGGCAAATACCCGGATTGGACACACAAAAAAATCAAACAAGTTATCGATCAAAAGCGTGTTCTTGTGAATAACAAAACCGTCTATATTGCCTCGTGGAATTTAAAAGGAGGCGATAGAGTTAATATTTTAGAGGGTGATGCAAGTCTTGATACCATGCCTGAGGCCGCTACAGGCCGTTACCACTTTGTGAACACTCTTTACGAAGACGATTATATTCTAGCGGCAGTAAAACCTGCATTTATCGATTACGATAGTTTTGTGAGCCAGGTGGCGGCTTATCTTAAACGTAAGGTAAAAGGTTCTCATCCCTATTTAGGGCAAATGCATCGTCTCGATAAAGAAACTTCGGGTATTCTGCTTTTTACCAAAAAGAAAATTGCCAACACCTTGGCCGATCAATTTCGCAATAGAACAATTACAAAAGAATATGTGGCTGTGGTGGAAGGGGATGTAGAAAAAGAATATGAACTCATTAAAGAAAAGCTGGTAAAAGGTCAGTTTAAGGGGGGTAAAAAATCACGGGTAGCCGATGAAGATGATGAAGATGCTCTTGAAGCCCGTACCGAGTATTGGGTTAAAGAACGCTATGGAAAGGCTACTTTGCTCTTTGTACGGATTGGTACCGGCCGTACCCATCAAATACGTGTGCATATGAGTAACCTGGGTTACCCTTTAGTGGGTGATAAGGTGTATGGAACTGCCGAAAAAAAGAAGGCTTTTCCTATCAATCGCATGGCTCTTCATGCCCATAAAGTGGAGTTTTATCATCCAATTACGGCTAAAAAGCTAAAGCTTACGGCCCCGCTTCCCGACGACATGAATACTCTCATCGATCGCTTGAGAATGGAGTCTTAATCCTATGATATTACTAAAAAAATACCCCAATCTTTGATTTTTTCATTGCCAGAGCATTATCTATAATATATATACGTGTCCTTAGTTTTGGTTCTACTGGGCCAGAATGGATCTTTCCTTTCTGGCTTTTTTTTTAGTCTTTTACCAAAAAGATTCGTACAGCGTACGAATGTTTTTGGATAAAAGACTTATCCCGCAGTTTGGGGATTACCTTTTACCGAAAAGAGGCATGTATTGCATGGCTGTTTTCGGATAAAAGACTTATCCCGTAGTTGGGGATTATAAATGACAGCAATAACAGACAAAGTATTAGGCGAAATATCTCCTCTAGTTGAGGCTGAAGGTTTTGAAGTAGTGGATGTAGAATGGACCAAAGATTTGGGTCGCAATGTTTTAAGAGTTTATCTGGATAAAGAGGGTGGGGTTAATTTGGACGATTGCTCCAAAGTAAGCCAAATGATTGATACGGTAATTGATGTAAAGTGTGATATCCCGCACCGTTATGATTTAGAAGTGTCGTCTCCAGGTGTTAATCGTCCTTTAAAAAAGAAAAAGCATTTTGAGGCCGCTTTGGGAAAAATGGTAAAGGTAAAAACCCAAATGCCTATTGATGGACGTCAGAATTATAAAGGGGTTTTAAAAAAGTTGGACGAAAAACAAATGGTGATTGAAATTGATAAGAAAGATTTTTTAGTCCCGTTTGATTTGGTTTTAAAAGCTAATTTGGAAGTTTTATAAGGAGAAAAGTATGATGCAGGATTTAAACCGCGTATTAGAACAAATTGAAAAAGATAAAAGTATTCCGCGCAAAGCGCTGGTGGAGGCTATTGAATCGGCTATGCTGATGGCCGCCCGTAAAAAATACGGTTTTTTGGGTGACTTGGAAGCCACCTATAACGAAGAATTGGGAGAAGTAGAAATTTTTGAATTTAAAACCGTTGCCGAAACAATTACCAATCCCCATACCGAAGTATCGGTAGCCGAAGCCGCCAAGCTCGATCCGGATGCAACCGTTGGCGATAGTATTGGTCAAAAAGTTGATGCCTCCATTTTAGGCCGCATTGCTGCTCAAACCGCTAAACAAGTTATTATTCAAAAGTTGCGCGATGCCGAACGTGATGTGATTTTCCAGGAATACAAAGACCGCGTGGGTCAGGTTATCTCAGGTGTGGTTCGTCGTTTTGAAAAAGGAAACCTGATTGTAGATTTGGGTAAAACGGAAGCTATTATTCCTTACAAAGAACAATCTCCTACCGAATCCTATAAAACCAACGATCGTATTCAGGCTTACTTTTTAGAGCTCAACAACTCGGGTAGAGGTTCGCAGGTTATTTTATCGCGCCGTCATCCTGGCTTGGTAAAAGCGTTGTTTGAAATGGAAGTTCCCGAAATTGCCGAAGGGATTGTAGAAATTAAAAGTTGTGCTCGCGAACCCGGAGTGCGTGCCAAGGTAGCTGTTTACTCGGCTGATGGTGATGTGGATCCAGTGGGTGCGTGTGTGGGGATGAAAGGTTCTCGCGTGCAGAGTGTGGTTCAGGAACTGCGCGGTGAAAAAATTGATATTGTGTTGTGGGATGAAGATCCGGCTAAATTTGTTTGTAATGCTATTGCTCCTGCCGAAGTGAGCAAGGTTATTATTAAAGATAACGAAAAAGCCATGGAAATTATTGTAGCCGATGATCAGTTGTCGCTGGCTATTGGTCGTAAAGGACAAAACGTACGCTTGGCCGCCAACCTCACCGGTTGGAATATTGATATTTATTCCGAAACCAAAATGGAAGAATTGGCCAAAATGGCCAAGCAAAAACTGGTGGAAGATTTGGGTATTGATGATGCTACGGCCACCGTTCTTTACAGTCATGCTTTCCGTTCTGCCGAAGAAATTGCCGAAATTGGTTTGGAATCGTTTGTTCAAATTCCAGGTATGTCTAAAGACGTGTTAAACGGTATTTTTGAAAAAGCCAAAGTAATAAATGATGCCAAAAAAGCGGAGGAAGCTGCCGCTCGTGCCCGTTCGGCCGATGTAAAATTAAGAAAGGCCGAAACGGCAGTTGATGACGAAGAACCTACCGAGGTTCTGAGTGCCGATGAACAGGCTTAAAAAATTATGGATGATAAAATTGAAGTCGTTGAAAAACGTGTAAAAACTAACATCATTCGTCGCCGTGCCAAGGCAACGGATGCTCCGGCGCCAGTTGCCGAAGAAATAAAGGTAAAGCCGGCAGAGACTGTTAAAGCTGCGCCCCCTAAGACTATTGTGCCTTCACAGCCTGTAGCGGAACAAGCGCCTCCTACTGCCAAAGTAGGTTCTAGTCGTACTGTGGTTCTTGATAAAAATCATCCTCCCCAGCAAAAAGTAGTAACCGTTATTAAAGCTCCTGATGTGGGTCAGCCTTCTCTTGCTAAGCAAAAAGAATTGCAAGAGCTAGAAGCTAAAAAAGCAAAAGAAGCAATTGTGGCTGAAAATTTGCGCAA
This is a stretch of genomic DNA from bacterium. It encodes these proteins:
- a CDS encoding RluA family pseudouridine synthase; its protein translation is MSKDSSFFRVKKSEKGVCLEAFLYGKYPDWTHKKIKQVIDQKRVLVNNKTVYIASWNLKGGDRVNILEGDASLDTMPEAATGRYHFVNTLYEDDYILAAVKPAFIDYDSFVSQVAAYLKRKVKGSHPYLGQMHRLDKETSGILLFTKKKIANTLADQFRNRTITKEYVAVVEGDVEKEYELIKEKLVKGQFKGGKKSRVADEDDEDALEARTEYWVKERYGKATLLFVRIGTGRTHQIRVHMSNLGYPLVGDKVYGTAEKKKAFPINRMALHAHKVEFYHPITAKKLKLTAPLPDDMNTLIDRLRMES
- a CDS encoding ribosome maturation factor RimP, producing MTAITDKVLGEISPLVEAEGFEVVDVEWTKDLGRNVLRVYLDKEGGVNLDDCSKVSQMIDTVIDVKCDIPHRYDLEVSSPGVNRPLKKKKHFEAALGKMVKVKTQMPIDGRQNYKGVLKKLDEKQMVIEIDKKDFLVPFDLVLKANLEVL
- the nusA gene encoding transcription termination factor NusA, encoding MQDLNRVLEQIEKDKSIPRKALVEAIESAMLMAARKKYGFLGDLEATYNEELGEVEIFEFKTVAETITNPHTEVSVAEAAKLDPDATVGDSIGQKVDASILGRIAAQTAKQVIIQKLRDAERDVIFQEYKDRVGQVISGVVRRFEKGNLIVDLGKTEAIIPYKEQSPTESYKTNDRIQAYFLELNNSGRGSQVILSRRHPGLVKALFEMEVPEIAEGIVEIKSCAREPGVRAKVAVYSADGDVDPVGACVGMKGSRVQSVVQELRGEKIDIVLWDEDPAKFVCNAIAPAEVSKVIIKDNEKAMEIIVADDQLSLAIGRKGQNVRLAANLTGWNIDIYSETKMEELAKMAKQKLVEDLGIDDATATVLYSHAFRSAEEIAEIGLESFVQIPGMSKDVLNGIFEKAKVINDAKKAEEAAARARSADVKLRKAETAVDDEEPTEVLSADEQA